A window from Candidatus Stygibacter australis encodes these proteins:
- a CDS encoding T9SS type A sorting domain-containing protein, producing the protein MKELIVGLMLIFVGVIWGVDVEGIIDEDTVWSADASPYHVTGDVTVTEGVTLTIEPGVEVFMKAMRMYDHDDYLAHADISEPEHTANLIIYGSLVCEGTESDSICFTREPDSLYYHWGVIAMINEVNPVIFRYCRIEHSSESWLPMVYYWQGAITSYSRDVILENNYFYNNCCNYQKRYSGPANSRIIIRSNYFMTEIPGVTQSYWGNSGWGESIIIETDLGNDQTLVADNYFECKFIRIGGGGYCLVNNTFREEYRYYPYNNDQELPMYICDNDWGTAFGTMGGIEELEVEDADAILANNLFSNMITINIDLDYGNFYFFNNRVTNTVMEIGNSSWNGDVKFFNNYVSSSLIEFRGYSEIYNNVARNCSGMGLQPSYNTSLYNNVIIGAEYALNHEASYSMIWTAFRNNIYLDCLHPVVTNGNEPVFNPAVQNCLMDFNIPISIIDLGGNIIDVDLDEDDVFVDAAGGDFHLLPGSVCIDAGYAEEEYPFYDYDYAGRVWDGDGDGNAVIDIGALEYGSPGLGGIEGYVYAEESGEILSYALVRDADEICSFDFTDSTGYYRISLADGLYDLITDTPFYAEMQIDAISVSGGEFTEWDIYLDQEPAVENEQDMIVENVSGIQLYNYPNPFTLDGRSGGTNICYSGVEEEGILTVYNIKGQKVWEYQVSGTVGNTIFWDGCNMNNQKVGSGIYFCHMISADSEGTTKLLLLK; encoded by the coding sequence ATGAAAGAATTAATTGTTGGTTTAATGTTGATTTTTGTTGGGGTAATTTGGGGTGTGGATGTAGAGGGGATAATTGATGAGGATACTGTTTGGAGTGCTGATGCCAGTCCTTATCATGTAACTGGAGATGTAACTGTTACTGAAGGGGTGACCTTGACGATAGAGCCAGGGGTGGAAGTGTTTATGAAGGCAATGCGGATGTATGATCATGATGATTATCTGGCACATGCGGACATTTCAGAGCCAGAACATACAGCAAATCTGATTATTTATGGTTCACTTGTTTGTGAGGGGACAGAAAGTGACAGTATCTGTTTCACACGAGAGCCTGATTCGCTTTATTATCACTGGGGAGTGATTGCTATGATAAATGAGGTCAATCCGGTAATATTTCGTTATTGCCGGATAGAGCATTCATCTGAATCCTGGCTGCCAATGGTTTATTACTGGCAGGGTGCTATCACATCATATAGCAGGGACGTGATACTGGAGAACAATTACTTTTATAATAATTGCTGCAATTACCAAAAAAGATACAGCGGTCCGGCAAATTCACGGATCATAATCAGGAGTAATTATTTTATGACTGAGATACCGGGAGTAACTCAATCCTATTGGGGAAACAGCGGGTGGGGAGAATCGATAATAATCGAAACAGATTTGGGTAATGATCAAACTCTGGTAGCTGATAATTACTTTGAATGCAAGTTTATCAGGATAGGAGGTGGAGGATATTGTCTGGTTAATAATACCTTTAGAGAAGAATACCGTTATTACCCGTATAATAATGATCAGGAATTACCGATGTATATATGCGATAATGACTGGGGCACTGCTTTTGGGACAATGGGAGGAATAGAAGAATTAGAAGTAGAAGACGCAGATGCAATATTAGCAAATAACTTGTTTAGTAATATGATAACTATAAATATAGATTTAGATTACGGCAATTTTTACTTCTTTAATAACAGGGTAACTAATACTGTGATGGAGATAGGGAATTCCTCCTGGAATGGTGATGTGAAGTTTTTTAATAACTATGTAAGCAGTTCACTTATAGAATTTCGGGGCTATTCCGAGATATACAATAATGTGGCAAGGAATTGCAGTGGGATGGGATTACAGCCTTCTTACAACACGTCATTATATAATAATGTAATCATCGGGGCAGAATATGCCTTGAATCATGAAGCAAGTTACTCAATGATCTGGACTGCATTCAGAAATAATATCTATCTGGATTGCTTGCATCCTGTTGTGACCAATGGTAATGAGCCAGTGTTTAATCCTGCTGTGCAGAATTGTCTGATGGATTTTAATATTCCTATCAGTATTATTGATCTGGGTGGTAATATCATAGATGTGGATTTGGATGAGGATGACGTTTTTGTGGATGCAGCTGGAGGAGATTTTCATTTATTGCCAGGCTCAGTGTGTATTGATGCGGGATATGCAGAAGAGGAATATCCGTTTTATGATTATGACTATGCCGGCAGGGTCTGGGATGGAGATGGAGATGGCAATGCCGTTATCGATATTGGGGCGCTTGAATACGGTTCACCAGGTTTAGGCGGAATAGAGGGATATGTGTATGCAGAAGAGAGTGGAGAGATATTATCTTATGCCTTAGTGAGAGATGCGGATGAAATATGTAGTTTTGACTTCACTGATAGTACGGGCTATTACAGGATCAGCCTGGCAGACGGGCTTTATGATCTGATTACTGATACTCCATTTTATGCAGAAATGCAGATAGATGCAATTAGTGTGAGTGGAGGAGAATTTACAGAATGGGATATATATCTGGATCAGGAGCCAGCAGTAGAAAATGAGCAAGATATGATCGTGGAAAATGTGTCTGGCATCCAGCTTTATAATTATCCAAATCCCTTTACTTTGGATGGCAGAAGCGGGGGAACAAATATCTGCTATTCCGGGGTAGAAGAAGAGGGGATATTGACTGTTTACAATATTAAGGGTCAGAAAGTGTGGGAATACCAGGTCAGTGGCACTGTTGGAAATACAATCTTCTGGGATGGGTGCAATATGAATAATCAGAAAGTTGGTAGTGGAATATATTTTTGCCATATGATTTCAGCAGATTCAGAGGGTACAACTAAATTATTATTATTGAAGTAG